The genome window ATCCCGCCGGTCATGGTGTCGGCGGTGTAGCCGGCCTGATTGAGCGCCTCGGCCACCCGGGCGCTGCGGTTGCCGCTGCGGCACACCACGATCACCGGGCGGGACCGGTCCAGCTCCTGCAGCCGGGAACCGAGCTGGTCCATGGGAATGTGCAGGGCGCCGGGGATCATCCCCTCGGCTACCTCGAAATCCTCGCGCACATCCAGAATCTGGTCCTGGGCTCGGCGCTCATCGGCCTGGGCAACGGTGATCTCGGACATGACTACTCCTCAACGTATCGGGGACATCAAAGGGGACGGATCCGTGGCGCTTAGGCCAAAGCCGGGCTGTCCAGCAGGTATCCGGTCACAGGCAGAGCCTGTCTCGACTCAGTATGCACGATACCCCCAGGGGTATGCAAGACACCCCCTGGGGTATAGAATGGATGGCACGCCCCGACCTCAGGAGACCACGTGCAACTGGACGCCACCGAGATGACCCCCGTACTCAACCGCCTCAGGCGCGCCCAAGGCCAGCTCACCGCCGTGGTGCGCATGCTCGAGGAGGGCCGGGACTGCAAGGACGTCGTCACCCAGCTCTCGGCGGTGTCCAAGGCCCTGGATCGCGCCGGCTTCGCCATCATCGCCAGCGGGCTCGAGCAGTGCCTGGCCAACCCGGAAGAGAACCTGGACAAGAAGGACCTGGAGAAGCTCTTCCTTTCCCTGGCCTGACCGGCCCTGTCTCGGGCAGGCTGAGAACACCCCTCATCGTTCACGAAGGAGCTCAGAATGGCCTATACCCACTCGATCACCGTCCCCCTGACCTACGAGCAGGCCGTGGAACGCACCCGTCAGGCCCTGGCCGAGCAGGGCTTCGGCGTCCTCACCGAGGCCGACATCACCGCCACGTTTACCGCCAAGCTCGGCCCCGAGGCCGCCGCAGACCTCGGCGACTACGTGATCCTCGGAGCCTGCAACCCGACACTGGCCAGCCGCGCCCTGGCGGCCGAACCCCAGCTCGGCGCCCTGCTGCCCTGCAACGTCGTGGTCCGCCGCGGGTCCGATGACCAGCACACCCTCATCGAGGCCATCGACCCGCAGACCATGGTCCGCCTCAGCGACAGCCCCCAGGTCCGCGAGGTCGCCGACGACGCCGACACCCGCCTGCGCGCCGCCCTGGCCAGCCTCGGCCGCACAGGCCCCGCACGCCCGGACTCCGACCCGGTCCACTGAACCTGACGGGCGCCCCTACGCCCGTCGCCTTACCGCCAGTGCCCGGATGCCGCGCAGGCGGCGGTGTGGACCCGGCCATTGCCTGGCACCACGACGCGTCCTGGACTGGACACGTCCGTCCGCAGCACACCAGGTCGCTGGACACTCCTGCGGGACGGGCATACCCGGTGGTGAACCTGCCTGCAGAGAACGCTTGAAGTGCGGGTGCTCACACAGCGGCGTGCACCGCCATCCACATGAAACAACTCAGGCCGACATGGGACTGACCGAGGGATCGTCCGCTAATGGCAACCGTGGCCTCACCTAGGAAATTAGTGCAGGCCACTCCTGACGTCCGTGTCGCCGGCTTCTGAAATCGACAAAGGGCCCCAGATCGGTCACTGAGCAGGATCCCGTAAAGGGAACCCCCACCGGACACACCGCTTGTGACCTGGGCACGCTCAAGCACGCCTCGGGGGGCGTCCCGTAGCCCCCGTCCGGTGATTTGTCCGGTGACGGGGCGCCGTACGGCACGCGCCCCGCTCGGTGAGGTTGTGGACGATGTTGACCCGGTGGCGCAGATCCCGACCGAGCCGCTCGAGCTTCCACACCAGCAGCGTGTCCCCGGAGCGTGCCCTCACGCAATCTCAGACCTTGGGCAAAGGCCACGATGCGTGTCTTATTAATGGACAGCTTTCCAAGACACCGGATCTGCCTCCCGGCGTGCGCCATCGAAGACCGGGATCCTGGCCCCCGCGGTGTCTCGATAAGTCGTCTCAACGCGTAGTGTCTCGAAATCCCACCGAGACCCCCTTTGTGAGGCAAGATGGGTTTGTGAGACAACTCGGCTACACGCGCGTGAGCACCGCCGGCCAGGACGCCCAACTCCAGGTCGATGCACTCCTCGCCGCAGGGGTCCAGAAACGAGACATCTTCGCCGAAGTCACCTCCGGGAGCAGGAACGCGGTGGACCGGCCTGGCATGCGCAAGCTGCTCGACTACGCCGAGCCCGGGGACACCGTCGTGGTCTGGCGCGTGGACCGGCTCGGTCGGTCCCTCATTGACGTCCTCAACACCGTCAATCTGCTGCGCGACCGGGACGTGCAGGTGAAGTCCATCGCCGACGGCATCGATCCCTCGACGTCCACGGGCCGGCTGATGCTGAACATGCTCGCCACCCTCGCCGAGTACGAACGCGAACTGATCGTCGAACGCGTCAATGCCGGTATCGCCGCCGCCCGCGCCGGGGGCACTCGGTTCGGCCGCCCGCCCCTCGACCCGACCGACATCGCCGACAAACTTGCCATCGTCAACGCCGCCCGCGCCAAGGGCCGCACCGCCGCCGACGCCGCCCGGCTCGTGGGCTGGAGCCGGGCCACCCTCTATCGGCACCAGCAACAACTGTCCGGGAACCAGGAAGCCCCCAACACATAAGGGCCCCCGGCGGCCGCGCCCAACGGATGTCAGTACGCCTGAGTTCGGCACCCCGCGGCCCCGGCCCGGAAAGGGCTTCGGACGTTCGCCGTCTCGGGGCGCCTTGCCTGGGTCCACAGATGGCGACGCTTCTGGACAGTCCGTACCGTCATTTAGCTTCCACAGAATGCCGCCACTTATCTCTGAAAGTCATACGAGGTGTTGAGAAAAACTGTCACGTATCCCGCCATCTATTCTACGTCTCGCAGACGGTCGTGACGCAGCTATGGTGACAGGTAGTCCGAAGGTATGCCGAGCTCGACGAAATTGCCCCGGACGCCTTGGACCACTTCGTCGTTGTCGCGACGGTACATCGTGCAGAAGTTGAAAAGCTGACGGGCGGTCTCCGGGGTGGTCTGGGCTTCCTCGACGACGGCCTGAAAGCTCTCCTTGATCTCCTGCCACCGCAGGGCGGTGGGGTCCGTGGTCTGGTCGGGGCGACCGGGGTCGCGGGAAAAGTCCGGCTGGGGCAGGAACACCTCGGCTTCGCGTCCGAAGCAGGCCATGGCCCGGGTTTCGAGCAGGTGTATCGCGGTGGCGGCGGCTTCAAGGGATTGGAGTTGGCGCTGGTCGGAGAGTTCCTCGTAGGGGCGCCACGGGCCCTGTCCGGCGCGGACCGGATGGCCGGTGCGGTCCCACACCTGGCGTGTCAGCCGGCCGGGTGCGCCGCTCTCGGTGATGGTCGCGCCGAGCTCATCGAGAAGCGTCCGCAGCAGGCGGAACCAGGTCCCAGCGTGCACCCGATGCCTGGGGAGTTCTACAGCCTCGGTCGTCAGGGCCTGCCAGGTCCGCTGGTCCATGCTCCGGATCGCCTCCCCGACCGGTCGCGGCTCGGGCCCACCCGACGAGGTGTGCCAGAAGTCGTGGTATCCCAACGGGCCGTCGTGGAGTTCGAGTCGGCAGTGGTGGACGGGGCAGGAGAGCATGAGGGGCACCAGCCACGCCAGCTGGTACGGGCACGGCGGGGTTGATTCCGTGGTGCAGCGCGGACAGGCCCGATGGCGCCAACCGGCAACCGTCGGCAACCAGGCCCGCCAGTCCTCCACGGTACGGTCCCGTCTCCTTCCCCGGGGCAGCAGCACCGCCAGCTGTCGGGTGTAGGTGGTGTAGGCCTCCGCCGCTGGCTCGAGCTGGTCCAGCAGCCAGGGGGTCTGCCCTCCGAAGGTCATGGCCCGTATGGTGTCGGTTCTGGCCCCGGTGCGCGCAGCCAGCTGGTCGATGAACCCCTCCGGGGCAGCCACGTCCAGGTCCCCGGGACGGGGGAAGCAGAACCCGGTATCGAGAACGAGGTCCTCGACCTCGGCCCCGTAGCGGTGGGCGATTCGGCGCAGCCAGGAGGTGAGTGCCTCACCGGTGACCGGGGCCGGATGCACCGGCCACCGGGTCCTCACAGCAGCTCGCGTTCGAAGACCCGTCGGCGTCCGGCCGGGCCGAGATAGTCCGCCATCGTCAGCGTCCGGTGGTCGATCTCCTCCAGGCCCGACTCCACCGCGGCCACCGCGGCCGCAGTGAGCAGGTGGGCCAGTTCCCCGATGGTGCCCTCGCTGCGGGCCAGCAGGTAGCGAGCCATGTCCTCGGTGTCGATCACCGAGGGTTTCCGCAGCGGGAAGGAGGCGGCGAAGCTGGCCAGTAGGGACCTTGCCTGGTCGTCAGCCTCCCAGAGCGGGAGCACGAAGGGCTCGAAGCGGTTCTCCAGCTGGTCGTCCGAGCGCACCGCCAGGTAGACCTCGCGGGTGCCGACCCCGACCAGGGGGATGCGCAGTTCGTTGCCCAGGAATCGCAGCAGGTTCAGGAACTCCCGCCGGGTGTCCCCGCGGCCGGCCAGCACGTTGTGCAGCTCATCGACGACCAGCATCCGCGCCCCGACCTCGCGCAGCAGGGACAAAGCGAGGCGTTCGAGTTCCACCACGCGGGGCCGGGGCCGCAATGGTGCGCCCAGGGCGGACAGGATCGCGGTGTAGAACCGCAAGGGCGAGGGTTCCGAGGGCATCTGCACGCACACCACCGGGACCTGTTCCCGGTCCAGCTCGGAGCTGGGCGGGTGCTGCCGGCGGAAGCGCTCGATGATCATCGACTTGCCGTTGTTCGTCGGGCCCACCAGCAGCAGGTTGGGCATGCGCTGCTTCGGCGGCCAGCCGAGCAGGGTCTCCAGACGCTCGACGGCCTCGACCGCCCTCGGATAACCGATCCAGCGGTCCGCGCGGATCCGCTGGATGCGCTCGGCCGCCGGCAGTCGCGCCACCGGCTGCGCGGCCGGGTGCAGGTGGGACAGCTCCAGCGGCTCGTACTCGTCGGCGTTCACCATTGCTCGATCTCCCCGAACCGGGCCACCGATCGACCGGCCGCCTCCGAGTCCGCCGGTACGACAGGCAGTTCCGGCACCGGGGGCGTCGGCCTCGTATTGGCCGTCCCGGCTTGGGCGCGGCGTTGTCTCTCGCGGCGGGTGCGCTTGGTGGTCTTCTGGGCGGTCTCGGCGATGGTGCGCATCTGCTCGATCATCCGGAACAGGCCCGCCTCATCGACCTCGGTGGCCCCACGCTCGCGCAGCCGGGCCAGGGCCTGGCGGTGTTCCCACACGCTGACCGTCGGGTTCGACATCGTCCGGTACGGGACCTCGATGTATGCGGTGCCCTCGGGGTCCAGCACCCAGATCCGGCTGATATCGCGCGGATCCCGACGGATCAGGAACCGCTCCAGGGCCTCGCGGCGTGCGATCCACGGCTTGAGCGCGTTGGCGAAATAGTGGACATGGTCTATGACGAACCCGGTGCGCGTGAGCTTGCGGCGGAACACGGGCAGAAAATCCACCAGGAACGCCGTCGGGTTAGCTGTCAGCACCGGGGTACCGGTCGCTGCGACCCCGTCGGCCCACCGTCCGGCCGGGGTCTGGCCCAGTGTGGAGTGCACCGTGCCGTGGTAGGTCGCCACCGCCAACACCAGCCACCGCTCCAACTCGGCCATGGTCAGCGCGGCCATCTTCTCGGCGTCGTACGCCCCACGCTCGACTGGATTCGAGAACGTGGTCCCCGGCAGCTCGTGGATCTGTTGCATGGCCGTGCCGATGACCCGCTCGACGGTCCCGCCGTAATGCGGCCGGCCCAGCGGGCGGTAGTCGAGACTGATACCGTGCTGGTCGCACCCGCGGGTGAGCGCTTCGCTCTTGAACTCCCGGGCATTGTCCACATACAGTGCCTTCGGCTTGCCGCTCATCGGCCAGGCCGCGTCGATTCCGAGCCGCTCCAGCCAGGGCCGCTTGTCACCCGCCGCATGGGCCAGGCACAACCCCACCGACACCGCCGAGGGCGGCTCCAAGGTCACCACCATTCCAACCAGACACCGACTGCACACGTCGATGGCCACCGTCAGATACGGCCGTCCGATCGGCTGGCGGTCACGGTCATCGACCACGATCAAATCTATGACCGTGTGATCGATCTGCACCTGGTCCAGGATCGACTCGACAACCGGAACCTCGTCGCCGGCCGATTGCAACGGCCGGACGCTCTCGGCCCCCTCGCGCCGCCGGCCCACCTCGACCGGATTCATCCGGGCGATCCGCGCGGCCACCGTGTTCCGTGCCGGAGCCGGCAGCCCCTGCACGGCGCAGGCCCGCGTGATCTCCCGATGCAGCGAGGCAATGCTGCGCTTCTGCCGGGTCAAGTACCGCTGGCGCACCAGCTCACGGATGATCTGCTCCACTGGCTCCGCCAGCCGGCCCCCACCCTTGCCACCATCCGATCGCCGGGGGACAAGATCAGTGACCAGGCCCGAGCCCTGCCGGTACCGCTCCAGCAGCACGTACACCCGGCGCCGGGAGATCCCCAGCTCCACCGCGGCTTCGTCGACGGCAGCCAGTCCCACTGGATCGTGCTCGGCCAGTCGACCGATCACCCCGGCCCGCAACCGGGCCTGCTCCCACTCAAGCTCGGGCACCGCAAGCACGCCCGGTCCAGCCATCTCATCCTGGTCGCCGTCCACGCCCGCCTCCTCATAGAGAACAGGACTACTGAGCAGACGCGACCCTAGTGCACACGACTACTGAACGACCAGAGTTCAGAAGTCGACGACACCACCCCCGGGTTGACGGGCCCGAGAGTGCAGTCAACTTCTGAAAATGACAGGGCGAGAGGTGTAAAAGAGGGTGTACCCGTGTCTGACAATCATGTCTTGACGCTGATGCCTGAAGCGTCAGGCGCAGCAGGAGGTGGGCATCTGGTTGCGGAACAGGCCGGCGGTCAGGCGCAGGCTCTCGGCCATGGTCAGGTACGGGGCCCAGGTGTCGGCCAGGTCGTCGACGCTCATGCCGGCCTTGATGGCGTAGGTGGCGGCCAACATGATTTCCCCGGCCCCGTCGGCCAGGGCGTGCACGCCGAGGACGGTGCCGGTGGTCGCGTCTGCGACGATCTTGACCGCCCCGCGGGTGTCGTGGTTGACCAGGGCCCGGGGCACCTCGGACAGGTCCAGGACCCGACACTCACAGGCCCGGCCTCGGGCCAGTACCTGGGCCTCGGTCAGCCCGGCGGAGGCCAGCTGCGGGCGGGTGAACACCACCGCGGGCAGGCCCGCGTAGTCCACCTGGGAGAGGGCGTCCTCGGCGTCGGTGGCTAGGGCGTTGCGCGCGGCGACCCGGCCGGTGGCGGCGGCGACGTAGACGAACTGGGGGGCGCCGGTCACGTCCCCGGCGGCGTAGATGCGCGGGTTGGTGGTGCGCTGGTGTGCGTCGACGGCGATGAAGCCGGCCGCGTCGACCTCCACCCCTGCCGACTGGAGGCCCAGCCCGTCGGTGCGGGCGGCCCGTCCGGTGGCCAGCAGCACCCGGGCGCCCCTGACCTGCCGGCCGGAGACGGTCGTCACGACCGCCTGCCCGCCCTCGGTGGCGACGGATCCGGCGTGCTCCTCGATGACGGTGATGCCGTCCTGGGTGAAGATTTCCCGGAGCCGGGCGGCCAGCTCCGGTTCGGCCCGGGGCGCGACCCGTCCCACCAGGGACACCCGGGCGCCGAGGTGGGCGAACAGCTGGGCCTGTTCCAGGCCCACGTACCCGCCGCCGATGACGACCAGGGACTCGGGCACCTGGTCCAGTTCCATGGCCGTGGTCGAGGTCAGTGGTTCCACCTGTTCCAGGCCTGGCAGGTTCGGCACCGCGGGCTCGGCCCCGGTGGCCACCAGGTAGGTTCGGGCGCGCAGAGGCCTACCGTCCACGGCCATGGTGCGCCCGTCGAGGAAGCGGGCCTGCCCGGGGAGGATCTCAAAGCCGTGGGCGGCGGCCACGTCGGCGTATTTGGCCCCGCGCAGGTGCTCGATGAGTTCGTCCTTCTGCCGCACCAGGGCGGTCAGGTCAACCGGCCCGG of Citricoccus sp. K5 contains these proteins:
- a CDS encoding rhodanese-like domain-containing protein, which produces MSEITVAQADERRAQDQILDVREDFEVAEGMIPGALHIPMDQLGSRLQELDRSRPVIVVCRSGNRSARVAEALNQAGYTADTMTGGMVAWQGAGLPAH
- a CDS encoding metal-sensitive transcriptional regulator; protein product: MQLDATEMTPVLNRLRRAQGQLTAVVRMLEEGRDCKDVVTQLSAVSKALDRAGFAIIASGLEQCLANPEENLDKKDLEKLFLSLA
- a CDS encoding DUF302 domain-containing protein, with the protein product MAYTHSITVPLTYEQAVERTRQALAEQGFGVLTEADITATFTAKLGPEAAADLGDYVILGACNPTLASRALAAEPQLGALLPCNVVVRRGSDDQHTLIEAIDPQTMVRLSDSPQVREVADDADTRLRAALASLGRTGPARPDSDPVH
- a CDS encoding recombinase family protein, coding for MRQLGYTRVSTAGQDAQLQVDALLAAGVQKRDIFAEVTSGSRNAVDRPGMRKLLDYAEPGDTVVVWRVDRLGRSLIDVLNTVNLLRDRDVQVKSIADGIDPSTSTGRLMLNMLATLAEYERELIVERVNAGIAAARAGGTRFGRPPLDPTDIADKLAIVNAARAKGRTAADAARLVGWSRATLYRHQQQLSGNQEAPNT
- a CDS encoding TniQ family protein, with protein sequence MHPAPVTGEALTSWLRRIAHRYGAEVEDLVLDTGFCFPRPGDLDVAAPEGFIDQLAARTGARTDTIRAMTFGGQTPWLLDQLEPAAEAYTTYTRQLAVLLPRGRRRDRTVEDWRAWLPTVAGWRHRACPRCTTESTPPCPYQLAWLVPLMLSCPVHHCRLELHDGPLGYHDFWHTSSGGPEPRPVGEAIRSMDQRTWQALTTEAVELPRHRVHAGTWFRLLRTLLDELGATITESGAPGRLTRQVWDRTGHPVRAGQGPWRPYEELSDQRQLQSLEAAATAIHLLETRAMACFGREAEVFLPQPDFSRDPGRPDQTTDPTALRWQEIKESFQAVVEEAQTTPETARQLFNFCTMYRRDNDEVVQGVRGNFVELGIPSDYLSP
- a CDS encoding TniB family NTP-binding protein is translated as MVNADEYEPLELSHLHPAAQPVARLPAAERIQRIRADRWIGYPRAVEAVERLETLLGWPPKQRMPNLLLVGPTNNGKSMIIERFRRQHPPSSELDREQVPVVCVQMPSEPSPLRFYTAILSALGAPLRPRPRVVELERLALSLLREVGARMLVVDELHNVLAGRGDTRREFLNLLRFLGNELRIPLVGVGTREVYLAVRSDDQLENRFEPFVLPLWEADDQARSLLASFAASFPLRKPSVIDTEDMARYLLARSEGTIGELAHLLTAAAVAAVESGLEEIDHRTLTMADYLGPAGRRRVFERELL
- a CDS encoding Mu transposase C-terminal domain-containing protein, translated to MDGDQDEMAGPGVLAVPELEWEQARLRAGVIGRLAEHDPVGLAAVDEAAVELGISRRRVYVLLERYRQGSGLVTDLVPRRSDGGKGGGRLAEPVEQIIRELVRQRYLTRQKRSIASLHREITRACAVQGLPAPARNTVAARIARMNPVEVGRRREGAESVRPLQSAGDEVPVVESILDQVQIDHTVIDLIVVDDRDRQPIGRPYLTVAIDVCSRCLVGMVVTLEPPSAVSVGLCLAHAAGDKRPWLERLGIDAAWPMSGKPKALYVDNAREFKSEALTRGCDQHGISLDYRPLGRPHYGGTVERVIGTAMQQIHELPGTTFSNPVERGAYDAEKMAALTMAELERWLVLAVATYHGTVHSTLGQTPAGRWADGVAATGTPVLTANPTAFLVDFLPVFRRKLTRTGFVIDHVHYFANALKPWIARREALERFLIRRDPRDISRIWVLDPEGTAYIEVPYRTMSNPTVSVWEHRQALARLRERGATEVDEAGLFRMIEQMRTIAETAQKTTKRTRRERQRRAQAGTANTRPTPPVPELPVVPADSEAAGRSVARFGEIEQW
- the merA gene encoding mercury(II) reductase, with the protein product MDEKYEVDLAVVGSGGAAMSAAIAARQAGHTVVLIERGVLGGTCVNIGCVPSKTLLAAAGARHTALANPFGGAPTGAGPVDLTALVRQKDELIEHLRGAKYADVAAAHGFEILPGQARFLDGRTMAVDGRPLRARTYLVATGAEPAVPNLPGLEQVEPLTSTTAMELDQVPESLVVIGGGYVGLEQAQLFAHLGARVSLVGRVAPRAEPELAARLREIFTQDGITVIEEHAGSVATEGGQAVVTTVSGRQVRGARVLLATGRAARTDGLGLQSAGVEVDAAGFIAVDAHQRTTNPRIYAAGDVTGAPQFVYVAAATGRVAARNALATDAEDALSQVDYAGLPAVVFTRPQLASAGLTEAQVLARGRACECRVLDLSEVPRALVNHDTRGAVKIVADATTGTVLGVHALADGAGEIMLAATYAIKAGMSVDDLADTWAPYLTMAESLRLTAGLFRNQMPTSCCA